One Dysosmobacter welbionis DNA segment encodes these proteins:
- a CDS encoding NCS2 family permease gives MNSTIGNRSIFERVFHLSERGTTLRTELIAGATTFLSCVSIMVLNPTILAAAGMDQKAVFWATALSSCIGCLWIGLWGNFPFALGPAMGLNSYMAYTVVQGMGLSWQNGLACVFTSGCVFMLLSAFKTQQHIVDAVPDCVKKAIGAGVGMFIAFCGFQSAGLIQKSDSTLVTVGDLSNPGTVLALAGIAITAVLVIRQVKGGILIGILLVTVLGLFVKDPVTGAAYTTLPTSVFSFDNPAEALAPTLGQLSYRGMFSGPLPFVLGTIFAIVSFLFVDLFDSLGVFLGIAPRPDWWMRMARLREQEKLCSSRQEPLQSARFWEPVRSRFTAQKVPQGSPLAGGPA, from the coding sequence ATGAATTCTACGATTGGGAACAGATCAATTTTTGAGAGAGTTTTTCATTTGTCTGAACGGGGAACAACCCTGCGGACAGAATTGATTGCGGGAGCTACCACTTTTCTCTCCTGTGTCAGCATTATGGTATTGAATCCAACGATTCTCGCAGCAGCAGGCATGGACCAAAAGGCGGTGTTCTGGGCAACGGCGCTTTCATCATGCATCGGTTGCCTCTGGATCGGCCTGTGGGGAAACTTCCCGTTTGCTCTGGGGCCAGCCATGGGCCTAAATAGTTATATGGCCTACACCGTGGTACAGGGCATGGGCCTTTCCTGGCAGAACGGCTTGGCGTGCGTATTTACATCCGGCTGTGTCTTTATGCTTTTGAGTGCATTTAAGACGCAGCAGCATATTGTAGACGCAGTTCCAGACTGCGTGAAAAAGGCCATTGGCGCGGGCGTCGGTATGTTTATTGCGTTTTGCGGCTTCCAGTCCGCTGGCCTGATTCAAAAGTCTGATAGCACCCTGGTGACGGTGGGCGACTTGAGCAATCCCGGCACAGTGCTGGCGCTGGCCGGCATCGCTATTACGGCGGTATTGGTCATCCGACAGGTCAAGGGTGGGATTCTGATTGGCATTCTTCTGGTGACGGTTCTGGGTCTGTTTGTGAAAGACCCCGTCACTGGTGCGGCCTATACCACTCTGCCGACCTCTGTTTTCTCCTTTGACAATCCAGCAGAGGCTCTGGCCCCTACTCTGGGCCAGTTGAGTTACAGGGGGATGTTTTCCGGACCGCTCCCCTTCGTTCTTGGAACCATTTTTGCGATTGTCAGCTTTTTATTTGTAGATCTATTTGACAGTTTGGGTGTGTTCTTGGGGATCGCCCCAAGGCCGGACTGGTGGATGAGGATGGCAAGACTCCGGGAGCAGGAAAAGCTCTGTTCGTCTCGGCAGGAGCCGCTGCAGTCGGCGCGGTTCTGGGAACCAGTACGGTCACGATTTACGGCGCAGAAAGTGCCGCAGGGATCGCCGCTGGCGGGCGGACCGGCCTGA
- a CDS encoding GntR family transcriptional regulator produces the protein MNTHEVPLRERVRAQLLELISEMDLTVNTRLLSEGQLAAKFQVSRSTIRTVLSDLEVEGKVIRRQGSGTYVNSQAIQVNTTLYPRIDLREIVARNGYSARSEVLSVRQIPAGRQSLLFNCGPTHQLQEIRSLYYADEFPCMYCIDCIRDGRITEDQWRTPELATQSIYEFLKEAGNIHVKWDMMRLRATTSGEVPELAVYFEVPVGKIRPFILLEITNYDDKNNPVLCGNIYVDTERIKLNLVRDLGQLS, from the coding sequence ATGAATACACACGAAGTCCCGCTGCGGGAACGTGTCCGGGCCCAGCTTCTGGAGCTCATTTCCGAAATGGATCTGACCGTCAACACCAGATTGCTCTCTGAAGGACAGCTGGCAGCGAAATTTCAGGTGAGCCGCAGCACCATCCGTACAGTCCTCAGTGACTTGGAAGTGGAAGGCAAGGTCATCCGCCGGCAGGGGAGCGGTACCTATGTCAATTCACAGGCCATCCAGGTGAATACAACGCTGTATCCTCGGATCGACTTGCGGGAAATTGTTGCTAGAAACGGCTATTCCGCCAGGAGTGAGGTGCTGTCTGTCCGTCAGATTCCAGCGGGAAGGCAGTCCCTTTTGTTCAACTGTGGCCCGACACATCAGCTGCAGGAGATCCGCAGCCTGTATTACGCGGATGAGTTTCCATGCATGTACTGCATTGATTGTATCCGAGACGGGCGGATCACGGAAGATCAGTGGCGGACTCCGGAGCTTGCGACACAGTCCATCTATGAGTTTCTCAAGGAGGCGGGCAATATTCATGTAAAATGGGATATGATGCGCCTCCGGGCTACTACCAGCGGTGAGGTTCCAGAGCTGGCGGTTTATTTTGAGGTCCCTGTGGGAAAGATCCGGCCCTTTATTCTTTTAGAGATTACGAATTACGATGACAAAAATAACCCGGTCCTCTGTGGAAACATCTATGTGGATACGGAGCGAATCAAATTGAATCTTGTACGTGATTTGGGGCAGCTTTCATAA
- a CDS encoding alcohol dehydrogenase catalytic domain-containing protein, whose protein sequence is METMRALVYDRPSVCSVRDVPMPVCGEDEVVIKVMAASICKGADRRHHTTGHKLGRYPITTGHEFAGYIYQVGSAVTGWNVGDRVTADNAVPCGKCYFCQQEMYAHCLNFQSVGHSIPGGFAQYLKVKDKTVFRIPDHLSFNEACMTEPVACCIHAMDRLDVKYGEDVLVFGAGPNGIILAQLLKHSNANHVICLAPTQSKLDVLNAYGVDTILMDRSDPAVHTKAVFDRFPYGVDAIVDATGSASVLPDCFQLLKKGGRLLQFSSTKDDEDISINPAYFYRNELQYYTSYCQVHQFGRAVDAMDTGKVKTDRLITRLYPLEEFPQAIEDVLDHNVLKLVIRPNGMED, encoded by the coding sequence ATGGAAACCATGAGAGCGCTGGTCTACGACCGCCCGTCCGTGTGCAGTGTCCGGGATGTACCGATGCCTGTGTGCGGCGAGGATGAGGTTGTCATCAAGGTCATGGCAGCCAGCATCTGCAAAGGCGCAGACCGCCGTCATCATACAACCGGTCACAAGTTGGGACGCTATCCCATCACCACCGGTCATGAGTTCGCCGGCTATATCTACCAGGTGGGCTCCGCTGTGACAGGCTGGAACGTGGGCGACCGTGTAACAGCCGATAATGCTGTCCCCTGTGGAAAGTGCTACTTCTGCCAGCAGGAGATGTACGCCCACTGCCTGAACTTCCAGTCTGTGGGGCACAGTATCCCCGGCGGATTTGCCCAGTACTTAAAAGTAAAGGACAAGACCGTGTTCCGGATTCCGGACCACCTCTCCTTCAACGAGGCTTGTATGACAGAACCTGTTGCCTGCTGCATTCACGCCATGGATCGCCTTGACGTCAAATACGGGGAGGATGTGCTGGTTTTCGGAGCCGGTCCGAACGGCATCATTCTGGCACAGCTGCTCAAACACTCCAACGCAAACCATGTGATCTGCCTGGCTCCCACTCAGTCCAAATTGGATGTTCTGAACGCTTATGGCGTTGACACCATTCTGATGGACCGCAGCGATCCCGCAGTCCACACCAAAGCAGTGTTTGACCGGTTCCCCTACGGCGTGGATGCCATCGTGGATGCCACAGGAAGCGCCTCTGTCCTGCCGGATTGTTTCCAGCTTTTGAAAAAGGGCGGTCGGCTGCTTCAATTCAGTTCCACAAAGGATGATGAGGACATCTCCATCAACCCCGCATATTTTTATCGCAATGAATTGCAGTACTACACGTCCTACTGCCAGGTTCATCAATTCGGCCGTGCCGTGGATGCTATGGATACCGGAAAGGTGAAAACGGACCGACTGATAACCCGGCTCTATCCACTGGAAGAATTCCCGCAGGCCATCGAAGATGTGTTGGACCATAATGTGCTCAAGTTGGTGATCCGGCCTAATGGGATGGAGGACTAA
- a CDS encoding class II fructose-bisphosphate aldolase codes for MATLKEVLGIATQSKTAIPGFNIDNIEIPEAIITAAEEYHCPVILTIGQGAIQAGQMHHLADVVRRLADESTVPVVMHLDHGASYEQTIQCLRAGFTSVMFDGSHLPFEENVRITQEVVKAAHAVGVSVEAELGAIYGVEDGISHSRDNLVDVDEVARFIQQVDVDALAIGIGNAHGMYQGLPRLDFDRLQQCQALNPPPLVLHGGSGIPDDMIRRSIALGIRKINVATEIRNAFMCGLESAVGQRNIYAMYRAAAQCVHDVAAAKIRLFQGVEAPIQIA; via the coding sequence TTGGCAACATTAAAAGAGGTTCTCGGCATTGCCACCCAGTCTAAAACCGCCATCCCTGGGTTCAATATTGACAATATTGAAATACCGGAAGCCATTATCACTGCAGCAGAAGAGTATCACTGCCCCGTGATTCTGACCATCGGTCAGGGGGCCATCCAGGCTGGACAGATGCACCATCTGGCGGATGTAGTCCGCCGGCTGGCCGACGAGTCCACGGTCCCGGTTGTCATGCATCTGGACCATGGAGCCAGCTACGAGCAAACAATCCAATGCCTGCGGGCAGGCTTTACCTCTGTTATGTTTGACGGGTCCCATCTGCCCTTTGAAGAGAATGTGCGTATTACCCAGGAAGTGGTAAAGGCAGCCCACGCAGTGGGCGTCTCTGTGGAGGCTGAATTGGGCGCAATTTACGGCGTGGAGGATGGCATCAGCCATTCCCGCGACAATTTGGTAGATGTGGACGAGGTTGCCCGCTTTATCCAGCAGGTGGATGTAGATGCGCTGGCTATTGGCATCGGCAATGCCCACGGAATGTACCAGGGACTTCCACGGTTGGACTTTGATCGCCTTCAGCAGTGTCAGGCGTTAAATCCCCCTCCGCTGGTCCTGCACGGCGGTTCCGGTATCCCGGACGATATGATTCGTCGGTCCATTGCACTGGGCATTCGGAAAATCAACGTGGCAACTGAAATCCGAAATGCCTTTATGTGCGGACTGGAGTCTGCAGTGGGGCAACGCAATATCTATGCCATGTACCGCGCCGCCGCTCAGTGTGTACACGACGTGGCAGCAGCCAAGATTCGTCTGTTTCAAGGAGTGGAAGCACCCATTCAAATCGCTTAA
- a CDS encoding PfkB family carbohydrate kinase, which produces MPALRLCTPFKEAPSMRVICAGEMLVDIFVRPVQQIPFENDTQIVPDIRITSGGDANNNAINFAKLGHQVAYLGRLGCDEMGDYVASLAQAAGIDISHTVRSSTARQTKSVILVNPKGDRTFLQDPGTSAEFCFDDCDLSLLDWAEMLQIGGAFHLPKFDGEGSAQLLKAAKERGVITSMDVTSDRSGRWKGILDPCWPYLDYFLPSIEQASQIAGTEDPRAIADFFLDRGVKNVAVKLGSRGSYFKNRQTAFFAGIYQGLSIVETTGAGDAFCAGFLTGVGENLPPEDCITLGSACSALAIQAVGATAGMGSRATVNDFIHSHQPLDFRSDIS; this is translated from the coding sequence ATGCCTGCCTTGAGGCTATGCACGCCTTTTAAGGAGGCGCCTTCCATGAGAGTCATCTGCGCCGGTGAAATGCTGGTAGACATTTTTGTCCGTCCAGTCCAACAGATCCCCTTTGAAAACGATACCCAGATAGTGCCAGACATCCGCATTACCAGCGGCGGTGACGCCAACAATAACGCAATTAATTTTGCCAAGTTGGGCCACCAAGTCGCCTACTTAGGGCGGCTTGGATGTGACGAGATGGGAGACTATGTGGCTTCTCTGGCCCAAGCTGCCGGAATCGACATATCCCATACCGTCCGTTCCTCCACGGCTCGGCAAACAAAATCTGTCATCCTGGTCAATCCCAAAGGTGACCGTACATTCCTGCAGGATCCGGGCACCAGCGCAGAGTTCTGCTTTGACGACTGTGATCTGTCTCTGCTGGACTGGGCAGAAATGCTTCAGATTGGGGGCGCTTTTCATCTGCCGAAGTTTGACGGCGAGGGCTCCGCCCAATTGCTGAAAGCCGCAAAGGAGCGCGGCGTAATAACATCTATGGACGTCACCAGTGACCGCAGCGGCCGGTGGAAAGGAATTCTAGACCCCTGCTGGCCCTATCTGGACTATTTTCTGCCAAGCATCGAGCAGGCTTCCCAGATTGCCGGGACCGAGGATCCTCGGGCTATTGCAGATTTCTTCCTGGACCGCGGCGTCAAAAACGTGGCTGTAAAACTAGGCAGCCGAGGTTCCTATTTCAAAAATCGTCAAACCGCCTTTTTTGCGGGCATCTACCAGGGCCTTTCCATAGTGGAAACCACAGGGGCGGGAGACGCCTTCTGCGCCGGCTTTTTGACCGGCGTAGGAGAGAACCTGCCCCCAGAGGACTGTATAACTCTTGGAAGCGCCTGTTCCGCTTTGGCAATCCAGGCGGTTGGTGCAACGGCAGGCATGGGCAGTCGGGCGACAGTGAATGATTTTATTCATTCCCACCAGCCGCTGGATTTTCGCTCAGATATCTCATGA
- a CDS encoding hydroxypyruvate isomerase family protein translates to MKKSICIEKLFVDLPFYDRFPMVRKTGFDYVEFGSWAQHDIKKIKSLLEENRLQLGCFSGDKDYNLIDPAHCKEFLEYFKRSVEAAHFLDCKNLVIHSNALGEEGRMCTDGNDLNDRTKIACATKNLLEISKIAEAEGLYLQVEPVSTYAKPGYYMTTSDSAADIIRVVGSPNVKLLYDIYHMQLMEGDLVNTLRRNADIIGYIHIGDVPGRHEPGTGEINYPYLKHVLVDELGFDGIFAFELSPLTTMDACLEAMHAF, encoded by the coding sequence ATGAAAAAATCAATCTGTATCGAGAAGCTCTTTGTAGATCTGCCCTTCTACGACCGGTTCCCCATGGTCCGAAAAACCGGTTTCGACTATGTGGAATTCGGTTCCTGGGCACAGCATGATATCAAGAAGATCAAATCCCTACTGGAAGAAAACCGGCTTCAGCTGGGGTGTTTCTCTGGAGACAAGGACTACAACCTGATTGATCCCGCCCATTGCAAGGAATTTTTAGAATACTTCAAGCGATCTGTAGAAGCGGCCCATTTTTTGGACTGTAAAAATCTGGTGATCCATTCCAACGCCTTGGGCGAGGAAGGCAGAATGTGTACCGACGGCAACGATTTGAACGACCGCACCAAAATTGCCTGTGCCACCAAGAACTTGCTGGAGATCTCCAAAATCGCAGAAGCGGAGGGTCTCTATCTTCAAGTAGAGCCTGTGAGCACCTATGCCAAGCCCGGTTACTACATGACTACTTCAGACTCTGCTGCGGATATCATTCGGGTCGTAGGGTCTCCCAATGTAAAGCTGCTGTATGACATCTATCATATGCAGCTGATGGAGGGCGATTTGGTCAACACCCTCCGGCGGAACGCGGACATCATCGGCTATATCCACATTGGAGATGTCCCCGGCCGCCATGAACCCGGCACCGGCGAGATCAACTACCCTTACCTCAAGCATGTGCTGGTGGACGAACTTGGTTTCGACGGTATTTTCGCCTTTGAACTCAGCCCTCTGACCACTATGGATGCCTGCCTTGAGGCTATGCACGCCTTTTAA
- a CDS encoding tripartite tricarboxylate transporter permease yields MDAFLQAAALVFTPTSLIYMFLGVFFGILCGAMPGLSAVMAVSILLPFTFSLDQAGIMMLLGTFCGAIYGGSITAILINTPGTANSAATCLDGYPMATKLGQPGRALSISTMASTFGGLFSACALLFTAPLLSKIALNFGVPEMFALGVFGLSIVTAVSSHSIIKGLIGAILGLLLGTVGIDATSATMRFTFGTTYLIGGVQFVALLIGLFAFSQCLVTAEESMKEYKREKRKKLDQILPSKSDIKRTSPTILMCSIIGTIIGAIPGTGGDIASWIGYNESKRWSKHPEEFGHGAPEGIAAPEAANNAVSGGAMIPLLTLGIPGDSVTAIMLGALMMQGITPGPLLFSTQTVDVYSIIISLFMANVFMCLLGYGAIRIFSKISLVPMKWLNPIVFVFCVVGTYAINNNIYDVFLMIGAGIVGYFLIKLDFCMPPIILGLILGGTVEENLRRTLVLSDGSFSIFLSHPIALVLLAIAAISLLSPIFLNLWKKRSTNKQSGN; encoded by the coding sequence ATGGATGCTTTTCTGCAAGCTGCAGCGTTGGTATTTACGCCTACCAGCCTAATTTACATGTTTTTGGGCGTGTTTTTCGGTATCCTGTGCGGGGCGATGCCCGGCCTATCTGCCGTTATGGCGGTCTCCATTCTACTCCCGTTTACTTTTTCCCTTGATCAAGCAGGCATTATGATGCTGCTGGGCACTTTCTGCGGCGCCATCTATGGAGGCTCCATCACCGCCATCCTCATCAATACGCCTGGTACTGCCAACTCGGCCGCCACCTGCCTGGATGGTTATCCCATGGCCACCAAACTGGGGCAGCCCGGCCGTGCCCTCAGTATTTCCACTATGGCCTCCACCTTCGGCGGCCTGTTCTCTGCCTGCGCACTGCTCTTCACCGCTCCGCTGCTGTCCAAGATCGCGCTGAACTTCGGCGTACCGGAGATGTTTGCTCTGGGTGTGTTTGGGTTGAGCATCGTCACCGCCGTGTCCTCTCACTCCATCATTAAGGGTCTGATCGGCGCTATACTGGGCCTGCTGCTTGGCACGGTGGGCATTGATGCAACCTCTGCCACTATGCGGTTCACATTTGGAACCACCTACCTAATCGGAGGTGTCCAGTTCGTGGCGCTGCTGATCGGCCTGTTCGCCTTCTCCCAGTGCCTTGTTACAGCGGAGGAATCTATGAAGGAGTACAAACGGGAAAAGCGCAAGAAGCTGGACCAGATTTTGCCCTCTAAATCAGATATTAAGCGGACAAGTCCTACGATCCTGATGTGCTCCATTATCGGCACCATTATCGGCGCCATTCCCGGAACCGGCGGCGATATCGCCTCCTGGATCGGCTATAACGAGTCCAAACGCTGGTCCAAGCATCCGGAGGAGTTCGGCCATGGTGCTCCCGAAGGCATCGCCGCTCCCGAGGCCGCCAACAATGCTGTCTCCGGCGGCGCCATGATCCCATTGCTGACCCTGGGCATCCCTGGTGACTCCGTCACAGCCATCATGCTGGGTGCCCTGATGATGCAGGGCATTACACCTGGACCGCTGCTTTTCAGCACCCAGACGGTGGATGTCTACTCCATCATTATCTCTCTGTTTATGGCCAACGTCTTCATGTGCTTGTTGGGCTATGGTGCTATCCGCATCTTCTCCAAAATCAGCCTGGTACCTATGAAGTGGCTGAACCCCATTGTGTTTGTCTTCTGTGTGGTCGGCACTTATGCCATCAATAACAATATCTACGATGTGTTTCTGATGATCGGTGCGGGCATTGTGGGCTACTTCCTTATCAAGTTGGACTTCTGCATGCCGCCCATTATTCTGGGCCTGATTCTGGGCGGCACGGTGGAGGAGAACCTGCGCCGCACTCTGGTGCTCTCGGACGGGAGCTTCTCCATTTTCCTCTCTCATCCCATCGCCCTAGTACTGCTGGCTATTGCAGCCATCTCCCTGCTCTCTCCCATTTTCCTGAATCTCTGGAAAAAACGTTCTACCAACAAGCAGTCTGGCAATTAA
- a CDS encoding tripartite tricarboxylate transporter TctB family protein, whose amino-acid sequence MKKANVVTGIIFLALSIFAYVESLGMTSMLMTDSLGPSFWPKCLSVVMGSLSIVLILQGLFSKKETRSSPFAFKTVGFKRMVLVSLTLIATGAIIYFLGIYIGILFMLPVCMFIHGERNVKLLAGLTVVICVFVWLSFDVALRVPLPMGTLFS is encoded by the coding sequence TTGAAAAAAGCAAACGTAGTCACAGGGATCATCTTTCTGGCCCTGTCGATCTTCGCCTATGTGGAATCCCTGGGAATGACCAGCATGCTGATGACAGATTCACTGGGTCCCAGCTTCTGGCCGAAGTGCCTGTCGGTCGTTATGGGATCTCTGTCCATCGTGCTAATTCTCCAGGGGCTTTTCAGCAAAAAAGAAACCCGCAGTTCTCCATTTGCATTTAAGACTGTGGGATTCAAACGGATGGTGCTGGTATCGCTGACACTGATAGCCACTGGTGCAATTATTTATTTCCTGGGAATTTATATCGGCATCCTATTTATGTTGCCAGTATGTATGTTTATCCATGGTGAGCGTAATGTCAAACTCCTGGCGGGACTGACCGTCGTGATCTGTGTATTCGTGTGGCTGAGCTTTGATGTGGCCCTGCGGGTCCCGCTGCCTATGGGCACGTTGTTCTCTTGA
- a CDS encoding Bug family tripartite tricarboxylate transporter substrate binding protein has translation MKKGIALLLAILMCLSLTACGGTGEQSSGQDSSGEDTAAPDYPTTNISCIIPYGAGGTMDQLSRALFQSLSEDALPSNVNFVVENVAGGGGLVGTEQGLTRAADGYTIVGVNGDLIINRAIGATDIVLQEDFTPIVCLQDEPYCLIGPADGDCSTLEGFINKLSSGDNAVTVAITGLGSPGGLATIALSNAFGCQIRTVTYDSSNDCALAVVTGECDATFINVSGVAGQIEAGTLKLLAVTSAEESDSLPGTPSLAQTYPEECGDMDLRSVCFLGIRSDADPAIIEWLHNTLNEGVASETYAELTESQMMTPKVWDIEGMTQYCEEAYNYYVGLLAE, from the coding sequence ATGAAAAAAGGAATCGCTTTGCTTCTCGCGATATTGATGTGCCTCAGTCTCACCGCCTGCGGCGGCACCGGCGAACAGTCTTCGGGCCAGGACTCCTCCGGAGAGGACACCGCCGCACCGGATTATCCCACCACCAATATTTCCTGCATCATCCCCTATGGTGCCGGCGGTACGATGGACCAACTCTCCCGCGCCCTGTTTCAAAGCCTTTCCGAGGACGCGCTGCCCAGCAATGTGAACTTTGTGGTGGAGAACGTGGCGGGAGGCGGCGGTCTGGTGGGCACCGAGCAGGGGCTGACCCGGGCTGCGGACGGCTACACCATCGTGGGGGTCAACGGTGACCTGATTATCAACCGTGCCATCGGTGCCACGGACATTGTCCTCCAGGAGGATTTTACTCCCATTGTTTGCCTGCAAGATGAGCCCTACTGCCTGATCGGCCCCGCCGATGGGGATTGCAGCACACTGGAGGGCTTCATTAACAAACTCTCCAGCGGCGACAACGCCGTTACCGTGGCGATCACCGGTCTGGGATCTCCCGGCGGTCTGGCAACCATTGCACTGTCCAACGCCTTCGGCTGTCAGATTCGGACTGTAACTTATGACTCTTCCAACGACTGCGCTCTGGCTGTGGTAACCGGCGAGTGCGATGCGACCTTCATCAACGTCAGCGGCGTGGCCGGGCAGATTGAAGCCGGCACCCTGAAGCTTCTGGCCGTTACTTCTGCCGAGGAGTCCGACTCTCTACCTGGAACCCCCTCTCTCGCCCAGACCTATCCCGAGGAGTGCGGCGATATGGATCTGCGGTCTGTGTGCTTCCTGGGAATCCGGTCCGATGCCGATCCCGCCATCATTGAGTGGCTGCATAACACGCTGAATGAGGGCGTGGCCTCCGAAACCTATGCGGAACTGACGGAATCCCAGATGATGACGCCCAAGGTATGGGACATTGAGGGTATGACCCAGTACTGCGAAGAGGCGTACAACTATTACGTCGGCCTGCTGGCTGAGTGA
- a CDS encoding NAD(P)-dependent alcohol dehydrogenase, with protein MEIRNRAAYMVTPGKMEIRELPMPQAQPGEVVLKIEYVGVCGSDAHFFESGMRKGKAFDLPFILGHECAGTVTQVGAGVQNVAVGDRVCFEPQITCGVCPECRSGRYNLCKDVRFPSVPPYDGMLRDYAAIPAHLAFKLPDNVSSLEGALIEPLAVGLSAASRGDVTLGQDVVILGAGCIGLLTMMACKARGAGRVIVSDLFSKRLDKALELGADAVIDASTEDTMARVTELTEGRGADVVFETAGNSHTAAETSDLVRRGGVIVFVGNINGETPYRFMDLMYKEGEIRTIYRYHNNFPTAIRAVSTGRIDVKAIASHQFDFQNVQEAFDAALYQRQDVVKAVIKL; from the coding sequence ATGGAGATACGGAATCGGGCCGCCTACATGGTCACACCTGGGAAGATGGAAATTCGGGAGCTTCCAATGCCGCAAGCGCAGCCGGGCGAAGTTGTACTGAAAATCGAGTATGTGGGCGTCTGTGGATCTGACGCGCATTTCTTTGAATCCGGCATGCGGAAGGGAAAGGCTTTTGACCTGCCCTTTATTCTAGGCCACGAGTGCGCCGGCACGGTCACACAGGTGGGTGCGGGTGTTCAAAATGTCGCCGTTGGAGACCGGGTCTGCTTTGAGCCCCAGATTACTTGCGGGGTTTGCCCGGAGTGCAGGTCCGGACGCTATAATCTCTGCAAAGATGTCCGCTTCCCCTCAGTTCCGCCCTATGATGGAATGCTGCGGGACTACGCTGCCATACCGGCGCATCTGGCCTTCAAACTGCCGGATAATGTCTCCTCCCTGGAGGGGGCCTTGATCGAGCCGCTGGCCGTAGGGCTGTCGGCTGCCAGCCGGGGTGATGTGACATTGGGGCAGGATGTGGTCATTCTGGGTGCCGGGTGCATCGGCCTTCTCACCATGATGGCCTGCAAAGCCCGGGGGGCCGGCAGAGTAATCGTTTCCGACCTCTTCTCCAAACGATTAGATAAAGCCCTGGAACTTGGAGCCGATGCAGTTATCGATGCCAGCACAGAGGATACCATGGCACGGGTCACGGAATTGACAGAGGGCCGCGGCGCAGATGTGGTATTTGAAACCGCCGGCAACTCCCACACAGCGGCGGAAACCTCAGATCTGGTTCGGCGGGGCGGCGTCATCGTCTTTGTCGGCAATATCAATGGCGAAACTCCTTACCGCTTTATGGATTTGATGTATAAGGAGGGTGAAATTCGGACCATTTACCGCTATCACAACAATTTTCCCACAGCTATCCGGGCGGTATCCACCGGTCGAATTGACGTAAAAGCCATCGCTTCGCATCAATTTGATTTTCAAAATGTGCAGGAGGCCTTTGACGCCGCGCTTTATCAGCGTCAGGATGTGGTCAAGGCCGTCATCAAGTTGTGA
- a CDS encoding DeoR/GlpR family DNA-binding transcription regulator — MEQYILGKETVSLEELSTQFSVSMNTIRRDVMELLSRGNIRKVYGGVSSTLINRPVGFSVRAQKNSRAKQIIGRLASQLVSDGASIFLDSGSTTPYILQHIGEKNGVTVITHSLTALYAASSLSNLNIIALGGIYAPATSSFTGISTLDALSRLSIQTIFISATGVSIENGLTNSTYLEAEIKRSVVQRGNRVVLMADQSKFGHSAVISFCPFEQLYAIVTDCLPSEPYLEAIDRYGIRLICPGHESD; from the coding sequence ATGGAACAATATATTTTGGGGAAGGAAACCGTTTCCCTGGAGGAATTGTCTACGCAATTTTCTGTATCTATGAACACGATCCGGCGGGATGTCATGGAACTTTTGAGCCGTGGAAATATCCGAAAAGTCTATGGAGGCGTCTCTTCCACCCTGATCAACCGGCCGGTGGGCTTTTCTGTCCGGGCCCAGAAAAACAGCCGGGCCAAGCAGATTATCGGACGGCTGGCCTCCCAACTGGTCAGCGATGGGGCGTCAATTTTTCTGGACTCCGGTTCCACAACGCCCTATATCCTTCAGCATATCGGCGAGAAAAACGGCGTTACCGTGATTACCCACAGCTTGACTGCGCTGTATGCGGCCTCGTCTTTGTCCAACCTGAACATTATTGCGCTGGGCGGTATTTACGCCCCCGCCACGTCGTCCTTTACCGGTATTTCCACACTGGATGCCCTCTCTCGCCTGAGCATTCAGACAATCTTTATCTCTGCTACCGGCGTTTCAATTGAAAACGGCCTTACCAACAGTACTTATCTGGAAGCCGAGATCAAGCGCAGCGTGGTACAGCGAGGCAATCGGGTTGTCCTGATGGCGGACCAAAGTAAATTTGGACATTCCGCTGTGATCAGCTTCTGCCCATTTGAGCAACTGTATGCCATCGTTACAGACTGCTTGCCCTCTGAGCCGTATCTGGAGGCAATTGATCGCTATGGCATCCGGCTGATTTGCCCTGGTCACGAAAGTGATTGA